Proteins encoded by one window of Vitis vinifera cultivar Pinot Noir 40024 chromosome 10, ASM3070453v1:
- the LOC100266218 gene encoding WD repeat-containing protein 26 homolog, whose translation MGGIEESERPLKRVKVPSGGSNSLSANLSLTEPREPASGFSLRDSMAWSPSSQGDRDAIGSKGIIKRPEFIKIITRALYSLGYSRSGDLLQKESGISLHSTVVDLFRQQVVDGKWDESVDTLHRIGLSDEYIVKSASFMILEQKFLELLKKEKIKDALYTLRNEIVPLSINVSRVHELAAYIIFPSSGAVSGPSSQDAAGSKSQSAILEKLQKLFPAAIMIPEKRLEQLVEQALDVQRDACAYHNTLDSELSLYSDHHCGTNHIPSQTLQVLQAHCDEVWFLQFSHNGKYLASSSKDRLAIIWEVKDDGEVSLKHKLTGHQREVSIVSWSPDDQQLLTCGVEESIRRWDVNSGECLHIYEKAGVGLISCGWFPGGKGVFSGMTDKSICLWDLDGRELECWKGQRTLKISDIAITDDGKRIITMCRENAILLLDREAKCERLIRENQMITSFSLSKDNKFLLVNLLNQEIHLWRLGGDPDVVSRYRGHKRTRFLIRSCFGGLEQAFIASGSEDSKVYVWHRDTPEPLFALPGHSGAVNCVSWSPTNPHMLASGSDDYTIRIWGLDQVKLKNRDNQRNGINHHSKGKT comes from the exons ATGGGAGGTATAGAGGAAAGTGAGCGACCCCTGAAGCGTGTGAAAGTGCCCTCTGGAGGATCGAACAGTTTATCTGCGAACTTGTCTCTTACAGAGCCAAGAGAGCCCGCCTCAGGTTTCTCTTTGAGGGACTCAATGGCGTGGTCTCCGTCCTCCCAGGGAGACAGAGATGCAATTGGTTCAAAAGGCATAATCAAAAGACCTGAATTCATCAAAATCATAACCAGGGCGTTGTATTCTCTTGGTTATTCTCGAAGTGGGGACCTTCTGCAAAAAGAATCTGGAATATCCTTGCACTCAACTGTTGTGGATTTGTTTAGGCAGCAAGTGGTTGATGGGAAATGGGATGAGAGTGTGGACACATTGCATAGGATTGGGCTTTCAGACGAATACATTGTAAAATCAGCATCCTTCATGATATTGGAACAGAAGTTCCTTGAACttctaaaaaaggaaaaaatcaagGATGCTCTATATACACTAAGGAATGAGATTGTGCCCCTTAGCATCAATGTCAGTCGTGTCCATGAGCTTGCTGCCTACATTATCTTTCCTTCATCGGGTGCTGTCAGTGGGCCATCAAGTCAAGATGCTGCAGGTTCTAAGTCACAGTCTGCAATTCTGGAGAAATTGCAGAAGTTGTTTCCTGCAGCAATCATGATACCTGAAAAAAGATTAGAACAATTAGTTGAACAGGCCCTTGATGTTCAGCGAGATGCATGTGCTTATCATAACACTTTGGATAGTGAACTCTCCTTGTACTCTGATCACCATTGTGGAACAAACCACATTCCTTCTCAAACATTGCAG GTGCTGCAAGCACATTGTGATGAAGTTTGGTTTTTGCAATTTTCACATAATGGGAAATATTTAGCCTCATCATCCAAAGATCGATTAGCAATTATATGGGAG GTGAAAGATGATGGTGAAGTGTCATTGAAGCATAAACTAACTGGTCACCAGAGAGAAGTGTCCATTGTTTCATGGAGCCCTGATGACCAGCAACTCCTCACATGTGGGGTGGAGGAAAGTATCAGACGCTGGGATGTCAATTCTGGTGAATGCCTCCACATTTATGAAAAGGCTGGTGTTGGCTTAATTTCCTGTGGATGGTTTCCTGGTGGTAAAGGGGTATTTTCTGGCATGACTGACAAGAGCATCTGTTTATGGGATTTGGATGGTAGAGAGTTGGAATGTTGGAAGGGGCAGCGGACACTCAAAATTTCAGATATAGCCATAACTGATGATGGGAAGAGAATCATAACCATGTGTAGAGAAAATGCAATTCTTTTGCTTGACAGGGAGGCTAAATGTGAGAGACTGATTAGGGAGAACCAAATGATCACTTCATTCTCTCTATCTAAGGACAACAAGTTCTTGCTGGTTAATCTTTTAAACCAAGAAATCCATCTTTGGCGCTTAGGAGGTGATCCTGATGTTGTTTCCAGGTACAGGGGTCATAAGCGGACTCGATTTCTCATTAGATCTTGTTTTGGAGGACTTGAGCAAGCATTTATCGCTAGTGGGAGTGAGGACTCAAAG GTGTATGTATGGCACAGAGACACTCCAGAGCCTTTATTTGCTCTGCCTGGGCATTCTGGAGCAGTTAATTGTGTGAGCTGGAGTCCAACAAATCCTCACATGTTGGCGTCTGGGAGTGATGACTACACGATACGAATATGGGGTTTAGACCAAGTTAAGCTCAAGAACAGGGACAATCAAAGGAATGGCATCAACCACCACTCAAAAGGGAAAACCTGA
- the LOC100261013 gene encoding transcription elongation factor SPT4 homolog 2 — MSNAAQIPTSFGHELRACLRCRLVKTYDQFRESGCENCPFFKMDEDHERVVDCTTPNFNGIISMMDPSRSWAARWLRIGRFVPGCYTLAVSEALPEDLQNLCEEERVQYVPPKR; from the exons atgagcaACGCCGCCCAGATTCCGACCAGCTTCGGGCACGAGCTCAGAGCTTGCCTCCGTTGCAGGCTCGTCAAAACCTACGATCAg TTCAGAGAGTCAGGCTGTGAAAATTGCCCCTTCTTTAAGATGGATGAAGACCATGAGCGTGTTGTCGATTGCACTACTCCTAATTTTAATGG GATAATTTCGATGATGGATCCAAGTAGAAGTTGGGCTGCTCGGTGGCTTCGAATCG GAAGATTTGTTCCTGGATGTTACACCCTTGCTGTTTCAGAGGCACTTCCAGAGGACTTGCAG AATTTATGCGAAGAGGAGCGCGTGCAATATGTGCCACCAAAACGCTAA